The Bacteroidota bacterium genome segment GTATGAGGCGGCAGGCGTGCCTGTCTTCATCGGCACGGTAGCCTCGAACGAGCGGGACCACCGGCCTTTCCTCAACGCGTTCGAGGCGGACACGGACGAGGACGCCTGGGAAGCCCTCGTCACCTCCGGTGTGCAGGCGTTGCGCCGGGGCGACACGGCCACCGCGCTCCGCCAGTTGGAGGAGGCCACGACGACCGATGCGCTCGCGGCCGACGGGTTCTACTTCCTCGGCCAAGCGCTGCTTGCCGATGGCCAGACCGAGGCTGCCCGCGCGGCCTTCATCGCGGCCCGGGAGCGGGACGCCCTCCGCTTCCGCGCGCCGGACGCCACCAACGCGATCATCGAGGAACTGGCGGCCGAGCACGGCGCGACGCTCGTCGAGAGCGAGGCGCGGGTCCGGGCGGCGTCGCCCGACAGCCTCATCGGCAGCGCGGCGATGATGGAGCACCTCCACCCCACCCTCGACGGCTACTTCCTCATCGCCGACGCCTTCTACGCCGCGCTACAGGAAGCCGACCTGTTTGGCGACTGGAGCCAGGCCGTGCCCACCTACCTCGCGCGTACGGAGCGGCTCTACACGCCCGTCGACTCGCTTGCGGGCGTCTTCCGCGTCGCCCAGCTCATGAGCGGCTGGCCGTTCCGCCCCGGCGAGGCCCCGCGCGTGGCCGTTCTCGACACGCTGCACGCGCGCTCGGTGCCTGAGCAGATCGCGGTGGACCTCTATCACAACAAGACCTCGTGGCGCGGCGCGACCGACGCCCTCGCGACCCACTACGCCGAGCAGGGCCTCATCACCGAGGCGCTCCGCACGCGGTTTGCCATCATCCAGGAGCTACCCCACCTTGCAGGCCCCCTCGTGGATGCGGGCAACGTGCTCGTGGAGGCGGCCAAGGCTACCGGTGACGAAGGGCGCTTTCAGCAGGCCGAGGCCTTCTACGAGGCCGCGCTCGAACGGGCCCCGAACAACGCCGGTATCCTCGGACTGATCGGTGCGCTGAAGCTCCAGCGTGGCGCGCGGGCCGACGCCATTGCGCTGCTGGAGCGGGCGCGCGACCTCGCGCCCGAGAACACGCAGGTGCTCTACAACCTCAGCGGGGCCTATGCGCTCGAAGGCCGCATGGACGACGCCCAGACGACGGTCCAGGCCCTCCTCGCCATCGAGCCCAGCCACGGCGGAGGACGGGCCCTGCTCGCTAGTATCCAGAACGGCAGCTGAACGCCTTGAGCTGGCGTGCAGGCACTTGCACCGCTAGCGGGCGAGCGCGTGGACGCTGTGGGCCGCGGCGGCGAGCTCGGCCATAAACGACCCGTCGCCCGCGCGCTGCTCGATCGCGTTGCCGACGACCACGAAGCTGGCACCCGCGGCCACGCGCCGGGCTACGCCCTCCGGCGCGCGCAGGCCACCGCCGACGACGAGCGGGATTGAGCAGGTCTTGGTGATGGCGTAGACCATTTCTTCCGAGACGGCGTGCTCAGCGCCGCTGCCCGCGTCGGTGAAGAGCAGCTTCATGCCCATCATCTCGGCGGCGAGGCCGGTCGCGGCGGCGATCTCGGGCTTGTGGCGCGGGATCGGCGGCGAGCCGCTCATATAGGTCGCCGTCGTCATGCGTCCGCTCTCGATGAGCATGTAGCCTGTCGAGATCGTCTCCAGACCGCAGCGCTTGAGCATCGGCGCGGCGTGGACGTGCTGCCCGATGAGGTATTCCGGGTTGCGCCCGCTCACCACCGACAGATAGAGGATCGCGTTGAGGTTGGGCGTGATCTGACTGAGCGAGCCGGGAAAGCCGATCACCGGGAGGTCGGACGCCGCGCGCAGAATCTCGACGTAGCGCTCCAGCTCGCCCTGGTGCATGAGGCTGCCGCCGAGGAAGAGCGCGTCTACGCCCGCCTCCACGCAGCGCTCCACGAAGCCAGGCGCGTCCTCCGGCGCGAGCTTGTCCGGGTCGACGAGAACGACGAAGCCCGCCCCGTGGGTGTCGCGGGCGGCGAGCAGGCGGTCGTAGACCGAAGCGGCGTGAACCGGAGTGGGAGCGAGAGCCATCAGCGGGGCAGCGATGCGAGGTCGGCGGTGCAGGGTCGGCAGGGCGACGAGAGGAACGAGGCCGAGAAACTACGGACGCGCCTCGTCCGGTGCCGCCTCGCGTGCCGTGCTGTCTGCCTCTGCCGGAACGAGCGCGATGCTATCCGCTACGGCACCGCTCGTCATGGTGCTGTCCGGCACCCCGTCGGTCGCCTGCGGGGCAAACGGGTTGACCACCGCCTTGCGGTCCGCCACCGCCGACGTGTCGCGGACGGCCAGGGCGTCGCCCATCGGCGGCAGGCTCACTAGCCGCACGAGCAGCCACGTCGTGCCCACGATGGCAACGAATAGGACGACGAGGAGGAACTTGGAATTCATCGGGGCTGGGCGAACAGCGAAACAGGCAGCGGCCGTCGTGGCACGACGAGCCGCCCCGCTTGCTCCGCGTTCACAGCATGCACACGCTTATCCGCGCCCGATGCGGCCGAGGTGCGTGTCCCGGAAGCCCTTCGGCAGCTTGAGGCCGTAGCCGAGCGCCCGGTCAAAGCCGATGTGCGCCCCCCAGATGAGCGCGATGCCCACCACGATGTCCATCGCGAGTACACCGCCGACGATCCCCAGCGCGAGCGGGCCGAGGTAGGTGTGCAGCGTGTTGTAGGCCGCTGCGCCGGTACGCCTACCCGCGATGTAGCCCAGCGCT includes the following:
- a CDS encoding DUF4260 domain-containing protein, whose product is MSDSSPVFTSGSARTVLRLEGALVLVACVWIYSGLNQGWMLFLILFLAPDLSALGYIAGRRTGAAAYNTLHTYLGPLALGIVGGVLAMDIVVGIALIWGAHIGFDRALGYGLKLPKGFRDTHLGRIGRG
- a CDS encoding geranylgeranylglyceryl/heptaprenylglyceryl phosphate synthase: MALAPTPVHAASVYDRLLAARDTHGAGFVVLVDPDKLAPEDAPGFVERCVEAGVDALFLGGSLMHQGELERYVEILRAASDLPVIGFPGSLSQITPNLNAILYLSVVSGRNPEYLIGQHVHAAPMLKRCGLETISTGYMLIESGRMTTATYMSGSPPIPRHKPEIAAATGLAAEMMGMKLLFTDAGSGAEHAVSEEMVYAITKTCSIPLVVGGGLRAPEGVARRVAAGASFVVVGNAIEQRAGDGSFMAELAAAAHSVHALAR
- a CDS encoding tetratricopeptide repeat protein: MLLVPLVFFALVEGGLRLAGFGEDHPLFLPADAGEAGTDGTGSAYLVQNREVARRYFANQANVPNSPADVFLAEKPEDGLRVFVQGGSSAAGYPFYYGGAFPRMLEQRLQQTFPDRTVEVVNTAMSAVNSYTLLDLTDEILVHAPDAVLIYAGHNEYYGALGAASAETLGRTPWLVRSYLSLQNLRLVQAMRGALAALARARAGDAADGPPSNTLMARMVGEQRVPLGSEVYDAGLRQFRSNLARLLATYEAAGVPVFIGTVASNERDHRPFLNAFEADTDEDAWEALVTSGVQALRRGDTATALRQLEEATTTDALAADGFYFLGQALLADGQTEAARAAFIAARERDALRFRAPDATNAIIEELAAEHGATLVESEARVRAASPDSLIGSAAMMEHLHPTLDGYFLIADAFYAALQEADLFGDWSQAVPTYLARTERLYTPVDSLAGVFRVAQLMSGWPFRPGEAPRVAVLDTLHARSVPEQIAVDLYHNKTSWRGATDALATHYAEQGLITEALRTRFAIIQELPHLAGPLVDAGNVLVEAAKATGDEGRFQQAEAFYEAALERAPNNAGILGLIGALKLQRGARADAIALLERARDLAPENTQVLYNLSGAYALEGRMDDAQTTVQALLAIEPSHGGGRALLASIQNGS